The Bernardetia sp. ABR2-2B DNA window AGTTTATTGTTACGACACATAGCGCAATTTCTCTATTAGGAATGCCAGAAAATACAGTGTTTTTTAGAGTTCAGAGAAGTGAAGAAAAAGGAACTTATATTGAGAGAATGGATATTGATGTCAAAAATTTGTTACCAAATGCCATTTATACCTCGCCTTTATTTGATATGGAAAGCATACGTTCCACAGAAAATAACGGTATTGAAGAACTAAATGTAGAAGATAACTTTGATGAAATAATTAAGAAAGAAGAGAATAAAAAACGATTGAAAGAACTAAGCAAAAAGTTTGTTTTTACTCCTCCTAAATCTTAATTTATTGTTATGAGAAAAGTGAATAAACCGAGCGAAGTACCAGCAGTTTTACAAAGAAGACAAGCTGAACTAAAAGAACAGTTAGTAATAAAACAGCCCAAGTTTTGGAAAAATAAGCATTACGCTCAACCTACAAAAAAAGACTTGAAAGAAATTTATAAAAATAAATGTGGGTTTTGTGAACGAGTTTTGAAAGAAGACCAAAGTTATGAAGGATTTACAGTTGAGCATTTCAGACCCAAAAGTCATTATTATTGGTTAGCTTTAGAATGGACAAATTTATTTCCTCTTTGTAGAAAATGTAACAAAATAAAAGATGATAGTTTTCCTACTAAAAATCAAAGTGTTCAACACCCTCCTATTAATGAAAATGGAAATATTATTTTATCAAAGTGTCTTGCCGATAGTGAAGAGCTTTTAAATGAAAAGCCTTTTTATTTACACCCAGAAATTGACGAGCCTTTAGATTTTTTTGAGGTAGATAAAAGTGGTCAATTTGTAGCAAAATCGGATTTAAATGGTTTTGATTCTCAACGAGCTAATGAAATGATAGATAAATTTTTAGGAAATCAGAATTTAGTAAACGAACGGAAAAAACCAATTCAAAGAATAAAGAATCAATTGGATAGTGTTGTTATCAATTTTAAAGAATACTGTTCAGAAAATTATACAGACAGAGAAATTAAATTAGCTTTTTTTTCATTGTTTAAAACTCTATTTACTCTAGGGGATAAAGAGCAAGAATTTTCTCTAGTTGGATACTATATGAATGAAAATTTTGAGGACTTTTTTTTAGAGGAGTATGAATTTGGCGAACAAGAATTAATAAAATATGCTTATAGTTTATTTTTAGAAGAAAACGCACCTTAAGCAAACACAAAAATATCATCTACACCATTTCCTTTTGAAGAAGTTTGGCTAATCTCATCCCGATTGGGAATATAGACTGAAAAAGTGGTTTTGATAAAGGGAGTAGAATTACAAAAAATATTTCCATCTAATTTATTAACAGCTTTTTTGACAAGATAAAGTCCTAAACCACTTCCTATCGAACGCTCCGAAGAACGCACAAACATATTAAAAACAGAACCCAACAAGTCGGTAGGTATTCCTTCTCCATTATCACTCACTTCTATCAAAATTTGTTCTTTTTCTACTCTAATGAGCAGTTCGATGGTTGGAGTCTCATTCATGTTGTGATACACAAGGGAATTACGAAGCAGGTTGATGATAATTAGACGGAACCATTTCTTATCTGTAATGAGTGGTGCGTGGCTTTCAATTTTTGCTTTTATAGATATTCCGTTGGGAGCATAATCATAGGAGGCTGTTTTGGCTTCTTCCACAAACAAATGCAAATTATCTATTTCTGTAAAATAAGATTCTTCTTCTATCAAATCGTGAAGTTGCATTAGCCTTCGAAGCATTGTATCCATTTGCTTCAAAGTAGCATCAAATAAATCTATATAGGTATGAACTTCATAAATAGATTGCAGGTTATCATCAGTTTCTAGCCCTTTTGTTACCATTTTTAAGAGGTTGCTCAAGCCTTCCAAACGCACTAAAGGCGCACGTAAATCGTGAGAAGCTCTATACATAAAGCTATCTAGTTCGTGCCTTACCTCTGCCAAGTTTTCTATACTTTTTTCTAGCTCTTGTGTTCGTTGCTCTACTTTATCATTAAGACTAAGGTTAAGAGTAGCAATTTTTTCTTTTTGAGTAATAAGCTTTATATTTTGTTCTGCTGTTTCTTTATTTTTTTCGACTAATTTCTTATTAAGTTGCTTTTTCTGTTGATTTTGATAAAGTAGAATTGTTAGAAAGAATATTGCTGCAAAAAGACCGATTGTAGTTGCCCAAATTGTTATTTTTTTATTCTCATTTTCTTTCTCCAAAATCTTTACCTGTGCTAGTGCTTGTCCATTCTCAAAAGCTGATTGTACGGCTGCTAAGTTGATAGCTATTTCACGGTGTGTAATCGAATCACGAATTATTTTTGCTTCTCTTTCCAGTTTTAAAGCTCTTTGAAAGCTATCTTTTTTTACGAATAACTTAGCTTGTTCTTCATAAACAGCAGCTATTGTTTTTTGTAATTTATTTCTTGAAGCAATTTCATAAGCACTATCAAGATAAATACTAGCTTGAAAATCATTTTCTCTTTCATTATATATTTTGCCTAACAAAACAAGAGCGTTAGCAGCACTTCCCCAGTTTTTATATTGACTACTCAAACGTACGTCTTCTTCTAATAAATAAACTGCTTGTCCATAATTTTTCTTTTTATAGAGAATCTCTCCAATATTCCCAGATGCCAAAGCCAAAGCGACTGTATCGTTCATCTGCGTAGCAACCTGTTTGGCTATCCTATAATAGTAAAGTGAAGAGTCTATCTTTTGAAGTTCTCTATAAGCAACACCTAGATTATTAGCAGTATAACGTTGTTCCCACAAAAAATCATTTTTGACAGCATAATTATATCCAGAGTTATAGTTTTTAATAGCTTCTTTATAGTTTTCTGCTTGAAAATAAATATCTCCAATTGTATAAAGTAATATTACTTTATTTATTTTATCATCTATTTTTGTAAAAATGTCTGAAGCATCTAAGGCATACATAATGGCTTGTTCTTCCAAACCAAGTCGAATATAATTACTAGCGAGTAGTTTAGCAGCAAGAGCTCTTTCTGGAAGCAAATTATTATCTTTAGCTAGTTTGTAGGCACTAAGGTTTCGCTCTAATGAAAGTCCACGTTTACCAATATCTTCATAAACATATCCCTCTAGCCAATGAACACGTATTTTTGTAGGTATTGGAGTTTTTTCTGTTATCTTTTCTGTTAAAAAGCTAATTCGTTGCTGATTTAATTTATTTTCGCCTTTACTAAGCAAATCAACAAGTTTCTCATAATATTCTATATCTTGTGAAGAAAAAAACATCGACTGTATTTCATTCCATTCTTCATCAGCCTTATCTTGAGCAAATGAAAAAGAAAGCGTAATAAATCCAAAAAATAGCAATAAAAGCCATCTTTTCATAGCAATACGAACAAATATGGATTAAATAAAGTAGATAAAAGGTTATTTTTTATATTATTTCACAAGATACTAATTTTAGTAAAAATTATACTTACTTTTAATTTAGTTAGAATAAGTAAAAATTACTATTTAAGACTTCAAAATTAGGTAACAATTTTGAAATATCTATTTTTTTGAGAATATTTGTATTCCCTTTCCCTCAAAGTTTTTGATAACATTAAAAAAGATAGTTATAAGTTTGTAATAATTACCCATACTATTCGAAAAATAAATTTCAAAAAGCATAATTAAAGTCTGTTCATTCCTCTATGATAAAAATCTACTTTTCTATTTAATTGTTTTAGTCAATCCTTTCTAAATTATTAATCATTAAGTTATCTAACTCTACAAAACTTGAATTTTGAATTTAGTTTGTTTTAAATTCTAAAATGCTAATTTTGTAATTGGCTTGTGATTAAGTAGCTGACAGTTTCCAACTGTCAGAAATATGGTAGTTCAACCAACATTTGGAAAATTTTGGCTACAGAAAGCTACACACAATTTTGATAGAAATTCTATTTCAAATTATAAAATGGAATAGAATAAGATAAAAATACGATAACTCTTTTAGCTACAACTATTTATGCAGCGAACCCATTTCGCCCAACCAGTTTATAATTTGCTTTCTGCAAATTCTACCTATTTTCGTTTTCTTATTCGTATCACTACATTAGTTGTCTTTTGTGGTACTTCTACGTTTGTGAATAGCGTTTTTGCTCAAGATACAACCGTAGTCAATAATATAGATTCACTTCTATTTTATGACCAACAACTAAAATCAAACGCTAACGAAGGAGAAACTCAAAATCCGATATTAGAGCCTGATTTGTCGTCGCCACTTTTGCAGCTTCCAGACCCTAGAAGTCTTGATGCTGTTTATAGACTAGATGAAACAGGAGAATTTTATGATGTCTTGCGTCGTGATGGTCCTAATTCTTATACGCCTTTGGGCAGAATTTCGGTAGAAGATTACACAAAATTAAAGACCTATTATGATGATGTAGCCTATTATAAGGAAAAAATACAAGAAGAAAGTGAAGAACAGGCTGCAACGACAAGTTCAGTTCCTAAGATTGAAGTGGCTTTGCCTTCTGGATTGGGAAGAGTTTTGGGAG harbors:
- a CDS encoding tetratricopeptide repeat-containing sensor histidine kinase produces the protein MKRWLLLLFFGFITLSFSFAQDKADEEWNEIQSMFFSSQDIEYYEKLVDLLSKGENKLNQQRISFLTEKITEKTPIPTKIRVHWLEGYVYEDIGKRGLSLERNLSAYKLAKDNNLLPERALAAKLLASNYIRLGLEEQAIMYALDASDIFTKIDDKINKVILLYTIGDIYFQAENYKEAIKNYNSGYNYAVKNDFLWEQRYTANNLGVAYRELQKIDSSLYYYRIAKQVATQMNDTVALALASGNIGEILYKKKNYGQAVYLLEEDVRLSSQYKNWGSAANALVLLGKIYNERENDFQASIYLDSAYEIASRNKLQKTIAAVYEEQAKLFVKKDSFQRALKLEREAKIIRDSITHREIAINLAAVQSAFENGQALAQVKILEKENENKKITIWATTIGLFAAIFFLTILLYQNQQKKQLNKKLVEKNKETAEQNIKLITQKEKIATLNLSLNDKVEQRTQELEKSIENLAEVRHELDSFMYRASHDLRAPLVRLEGLSNLLKMVTKGLETDDNLQSIYEVHTYIDLFDATLKQMDTMLRRLMQLHDLIEEESYFTEIDNLHLFVEEAKTASYDYAPNGISIKAKIESHAPLITDKKWFRLIIINLLRNSLVYHNMNETPTIELLIRVEKEQILIEVSDNGEGIPTDLLGSVFNMFVRSSERSIGSGLGLYLVKKAVNKLDGNIFCNSTPFIKTTFSVYIPNRDEISQTSSKGNGVDDIFVFA
- a CDS encoding HNH endonuclease encodes the protein MRKVNKPSEVPAVLQRRQAELKEQLVIKQPKFWKNKHYAQPTKKDLKEIYKNKCGFCERVLKEDQSYEGFTVEHFRPKSHYYWLALEWTNLFPLCRKCNKIKDDSFPTKNQSVQHPPINENGNIILSKCLADSEELLNEKPFYLHPEIDEPLDFFEVDKSGQFVAKSDLNGFDSQRANEMIDKFLGNQNLVNERKKPIQRIKNQLDSVVINFKEYCSENYTDREIKLAFFSLFKTLFTLGDKEQEFSLVGYYMNENFEDFFLEEYEFGEQELIKYAYSLFLEENAP